A stretch of Leucobacter aridicollis DNA encodes these proteins:
- a CDS encoding LuxR C-terminal-related transcriptional regulator, giving the protein MMRSAVAGALSGAREATGLDVLFGGYAAPDSDRFTITHTVGALTPALTGLVIRAGKGLGGLALAQKAPTAARDYLHDSSISRHYDPAVQAESLRSVVAFPIVVDGDARGIVYGARRETGSFAPQEVRSVRAAADAVAFRVAVDEAVQKQVESAETAEYLRAVRSAPADREWEQVRVAFAELRELARTIEDADAQIGIQAILDKLTPDAAPEGPALSVREIDVLALVALGLSNREIGDRLHLELETVKSYLRSAMRKLGAHNRVESVALARGLGHLP; this is encoded by the coding sequence ATGATGCGCTCGGCTGTCGCGGGCGCGCTTTCTGGCGCGCGCGAGGCCACCGGCCTCGACGTGCTGTTCGGCGGCTACGCCGCCCCCGATTCGGATCGGTTCACGATTACTCACACCGTTGGCGCGCTGACGCCCGCGCTGACCGGGCTCGTGATTCGCGCGGGGAAGGGGCTCGGCGGGCTTGCGCTGGCCCAGAAGGCCCCGACCGCCGCCCGCGATTACCTGCACGACTCCTCGATCTCTCGGCACTACGACCCCGCCGTTCAGGCGGAGTCGCTCCGATCAGTTGTCGCCTTCCCGATCGTCGTTGACGGCGACGCCCGCGGCATCGTCTACGGCGCCAGACGCGAGACGGGCTCGTTCGCGCCGCAGGAGGTGCGGAGCGTTCGCGCCGCAGCCGACGCCGTCGCGTTCCGTGTGGCCGTCGACGAGGCGGTCCAGAAGCAGGTTGAGTCCGCGGAGACCGCCGAGTACCTGCGCGCGGTGCGCTCGGCGCCCGCGGACCGCGAGTGGGAGCAGGTGCGGGTCGCCTTCGCCGAACTTCGGGAGCTGGCGCGCACCATCGAAGACGCCGACGCGCAGATCGGGATCCAGGCGATCCTCGACAAGCTCACCCCTGACGCCGCGCCCGAGGGTCCCGCGCTGTCGGTGCGGGAGATCGACGTGCTCGCGCTCGTTGCGCTGGGGCTCTCCAACCGCGAGATTGGGGACCGGCTGCACCTCGAGCTCGAGACCGTGAAGAGTTACCTCCGCAGCGCGATGCGGAAGCTCGGCGCACACAACCGTGTCGAATCGGTCGCGCTCGCTCGCGGCCTCGGCCATCTGCCCTAG
- a CDS encoding acyl-CoA dehydrogenase family protein, which produces MENYSLNEEELQLAQMVREFADEVVAPVSYEADRTHTLPLDIVAQMGDMGLFGLPFPEDVGGQGGDYFALCLAIEALARVDQSIAITLEAGVSLGAMPIFRFGTAEQKAELLPDLLAGRALAGFGLTEPEAGSDAGATRTTARLENGEWVINGSKQFITNSGTDITKFVTVTAVTGENNGRKELSTIIVPSGTPGFTVEPAYDKVGWNASDTHALTFNDVRVPEANLLGERGRGFANFLHTLDEGRIAVAALATGAAEGCLEQAIDYAGKRHVFGEPLKTRQHIQFMIARMQLRVHNAKLSWHHAARLCAEGKPFKTEAAIAKLTASDAAMDNARDATQIFGGNGFMNEFPVARHYRDSKILEIGEGTNEVQLLVIARSLGLA; this is translated from the coding sequence ATGGAGAACTACAGTCTGAACGAGGAGGAGCTGCAGCTCGCCCAGATGGTGCGCGAGTTCGCTGACGAGGTGGTGGCGCCCGTCTCGTACGAGGCTGACCGCACCCACACCCTCCCGCTCGACATCGTCGCGCAGATGGGCGACATGGGCCTGTTCGGGCTCCCGTTCCCCGAAGACGTCGGCGGTCAGGGAGGCGACTACTTCGCGCTCTGCCTCGCGATTGAGGCGCTCGCGCGGGTCGACCAGTCGATCGCGATCACGCTTGAGGCCGGGGTGAGCCTCGGAGCGATGCCGATCTTCCGCTTCGGTACCGCCGAGCAGAAGGCGGAGCTGCTGCCCGACCTGCTCGCGGGCCGGGCACTCGCGGGCTTCGGCCTGACCGAGCCTGAGGCTGGATCGGACGCCGGCGCGACCCGCACCACCGCGCGCCTCGAGAACGGCGAGTGGGTCATCAACGGCTCGAAGCAGTTCATCACGAACTCCGGCACCGACATCACGAAGTTCGTCACCGTCACCGCCGTCACCGGCGAGAACAACGGCCGGAAGGAACTCTCGACGATCATCGTGCCGAGCGGCACCCCCGGCTTCACCGTGGAGCCCGCGTACGACAAGGTCGGCTGGAATGCGTCAGACACGCACGCGCTCACCTTCAACGACGTTCGGGTGCCCGAAGCTAACCTGCTGGGCGAGCGCGGCCGCGGCTTCGCGAACTTCCTGCACACCCTCGACGAGGGGCGCATCGCCGTCGCGGCGCTCGCGACCGGCGCGGCGGAGGGGTGCCTCGAGCAGGCGATCGACTACGCCGGCAAGCGACACGTGTTCGGTGAGCCGCTGAAGACTCGGCAGCACATTCAGTTCATGATCGCCCGCATGCAGCTGCGCGTGCACAACGCGAAGCTCTCCTGGCACCACGCGGCGCGCCTCTGCGCCGAGGGCAAGCCGTTCAAGACCGAGGCCGCGATCGCAAAGCTCACCGCCTCGGACGCCGCGATGGACAACGCTCGCGACGCGACGCAGATCTTCGGCGGCAACGGGTTCATGAACGAATTCCCGGTTGCGCGCCACTACCGCGATTCGAAGATCCTCGAGATCGGCGAGGGCACCAACGAGGTGCAGCTGCTCGTTATCGCCCGCTCGCTGGGTCTCGCGTAG
- a CDS encoding class I adenylate-forming enzyme family protein produces the protein MHLTESYYPADTSRPVLELTLGDLIRAAAADSRDAPALIGVSVKGAPRVWTYGELLEDSERAASWLLERFDPGSHIAVWAANDPEWLILQCATALAGMTLVTANPALRGPELAHILAASHADAVAFGAEVRGTHMAPILFDALDLVRLRSRTERLQVPSIIPFEGWLDATRETPIAAEFPTVRPGDAIQLQFTSGTTGLPKPAQLSHRAMITNADFVNARGGTSHAGVSVSPLPLFHTAGSGLAGFGTFLERGTLVLLRTFDPDLALDAVERFGATGLRMVPAMFRAAIERTAVRNVDLSSLQTVSSGGDSVPWELSREIEEVFGAPLTTVYGQTELSPILAQTSPDADEAERWGTAGTPLPQAEVKIVDPQSGEIVRIGEPGEICARGYQLVAGYYGMPDASAELIDDTGWLHTGDLGIMNENGALTITGRVKDLIIRGGENIYPREVEEAIQLHPDVALAAVVGVPDDRWGETVAATVRFRAGLAPLTSRELKDFLRPRLSPQKIPASWFHGDELPANAMGKLQKHRLRDGLQRGAYKKLLD, from the coding sequence GTGCACCTCACAGAATCGTATTACCCGGCCGACACCAGTCGCCCCGTGCTCGAGCTCACACTGGGCGACCTCATCCGCGCCGCCGCCGCGGACTCGCGCGATGCCCCGGCCCTCATCGGAGTCTCCGTCAAGGGAGCACCGCGAGTGTGGACCTACGGGGAGCTGCTCGAGGATTCGGAGCGGGCCGCCTCGTGGCTGCTTGAACGCTTCGACCCCGGCAGCCACATCGCTGTCTGGGCTGCGAACGACCCTGAGTGGCTCATCCTGCAGTGCGCGACCGCGCTCGCGGGAATGACGCTCGTTACCGCGAATCCGGCGCTTCGCGGCCCGGAGCTCGCGCACATCCTCGCCGCGTCCCACGCCGATGCCGTCGCCTTCGGCGCGGAGGTTCGTGGCACACACATGGCACCGATCCTCTTCGACGCGCTCGACCTGGTGCGACTGCGATCACGAACTGAGCGGCTGCAGGTGCCGTCGATTATCCCCTTCGAGGGGTGGCTCGACGCCACCCGCGAGACCCCCATCGCCGCGGAGTTTCCGACGGTGAGACCGGGCGACGCGATCCAGCTGCAGTTCACGTCGGGAACGACCGGCCTCCCGAAGCCGGCGCAGCTCTCACACCGAGCGATGATCACCAACGCGGACTTTGTGAACGCCCGCGGCGGCACGTCTCACGCCGGGGTCTCCGTCTCGCCGCTGCCGCTCTTTCACACCGCTGGCTCGGGTCTCGCCGGGTTCGGCACGTTCCTCGAGCGCGGCACGCTCGTTCTGCTGCGCACCTTCGACCCCGACCTCGCGCTCGACGCCGTCGAGCGGTTCGGGGCCACCGGCCTGCGCATGGTCCCCGCGATGTTCCGGGCAGCGATCGAGCGCACCGCCGTGCGAAACGTCGACCTCAGCTCGCTGCAGACGGTATCGTCCGGCGGCGATTCGGTGCCGTGGGAGCTGTCGCGTGAGATCGAGGAGGTCTTCGGGGCGCCGCTCACGACGGTCTACGGCCAGACCGAGCTCAGCCCGATCCTCGCGCAGACGTCGCCGGACGCCGACGAGGCGGAGCGGTGGGGCACGGCGGGCACGCCGCTCCCCCAGGCGGAGGTGAAGATCGTGGACCCGCAGTCAGGCGAGATCGTCAGGATCGGCGAGCCAGGCGAGATCTGCGCTCGCGGCTACCAGCTCGTCGCGGGCTACTACGGCATGCCAGACGCGAGTGCTGAGCTCATCGACGACACCGGGTGGCTGCACACCGGCGACCTCGGGATCATGAACGAGAACGGGGCGCTCACCATCACCGGACGCGTGAAGGACCTCATCATCAGGGGCGGCGAGAACATCTACCCGCGTGAGGTCGAAGAGGCGATTCAGCTGCATCCCGATGTTGCGCTCGCGGCAGTCGTCGGCGTGCCAGACGACCGCTGGGGCGAGACCGTCGCCGCAACCGTGAGATTCCGTGCCGGACTCGCGCCGCTGACATCACGGGAGCTCAAGGACTTCCTGCGCCCGCGCCTGTCGCCCCAGAAGATTCCGGCAAGCTGGTTCCACGGTGACGAGCTCCCCGCGAACGCGATGGGAAAGCTGCAGAAGCACAGGCTGCGCGACGGGCTGCAGCGCGGCGCGTACAAGAAGCTGCTCGACTAG
- a CDS encoding crotonase/enoyl-CoA hydratase family protein, which translates to MSTEPTVLYETRDRKAYLTLNRPSSLNALTLAMARELADAVARANADDDVRVIILQGAGRSFSSGYDLRLYAEQGVDNQGDLWDPIKDYASMRAATEHYFSLWRSLKPTIAKVHGHAVAGGSDVALSCDLVLMAEDAQIGYMPARVWGCPTTAMWVYRLGAERAKRMLLTGDTITGKRAAEWGLVLEAVPAAELDDAVERLADRMSTVPSNQLAMQKLMVNQAYDNMGLQSTQNLATLFDGITRHSPEGRWFMDFAQQQGFHSATKWRDAGGLIPNGGGPIPTESEVAAL; encoded by the coding sequence ATGTCAACAGAGCCCACCGTCCTCTACGAAACCCGCGACCGGAAGGCCTACCTCACGCTGAACCGGCCGTCGTCGCTCAACGCCCTCACGCTCGCCATGGCGCGCGAACTCGCCGATGCCGTGGCGCGCGCAAACGCCGACGACGACGTCCGCGTGATCATCCTGCAGGGAGCGGGCCGGTCGTTCAGCTCGGGCTACGACCTGCGTCTCTACGCGGAGCAGGGCGTCGACAACCAGGGCGACCTGTGGGACCCGATCAAGGACTACGCCTCGATGCGCGCCGCGACCGAGCACTACTTCAGCCTGTGGCGGTCGCTCAAGCCCACGATCGCCAAGGTGCATGGACATGCCGTCGCAGGCGGCAGCGACGTCGCACTGAGCTGCGACCTCGTCCTTATGGCGGAGGACGCGCAGATCGGCTACATGCCGGCGCGGGTGTGGGGCTGCCCGACCACGGCCATGTGGGTGTACAGGCTCGGGGCGGAGCGGGCCAAGCGAATGCTCCTCACCGGCGACACCATCACCGGCAAACGGGCCGCCGAGTGGGGCCTGGTACTCGAGGCCGTACCGGCCGCGGAACTCGACGATGCGGTCGAGCGACTCGCGGACCGAATGTCGACCGTTCCGAGCAACCAGCTTGCGATGCAGAAACTCATGGTGAACCAGGCCTACGACAACATGGGCTTGCAGAGCACGCAGAACCTCGCGACGCTCTTCGACGGCATCACGAGGCACTCCCCCGAAGGCCGCTGGTTCATGGACTTCGCGCAGCAGCAGGGGTTCCACTCGGCCACGAAGTGGCGCGACGCCGGCGGGCTCATCCCGAACGGCGGCGGCCCGATCCCGACCGAGTCCGAAGTTGCCGCGCTCTGA
- a CDS encoding helix-turn-helix domain-containing protein produces MLVPAPDLLALGVEVARQRRAHGYSIDALAEAAGVHRKTIIQIEAGRVAARVSTLHGIAHALDAPLAELLDPLCRQHGAPQRPAAR; encoded by the coding sequence GTGCTTGTTCCCGCCCCAGATCTGCTCGCGCTCGGCGTCGAAGTCGCGCGGCAGCGGCGAGCCCACGGGTACTCCATCGACGCTCTCGCCGAGGCCGCCGGCGTGCACCGCAAGACGATCATTCAGATCGAGGCGGGCAGGGTCGCGGCCCGCGTGAGCACGCTCCACGGGATCGCCCACGCGCTCGACGCCCCGCTCGCGGAGCTGCTGGACCCGCTGTGCCGTCAGCACGGGGCACCGCAGCGCCCCGCCGCACGCTAA
- a CDS encoding RES family NAD+ phosphorylase, protein MALAPHNIPSERCPPNRLHRRRPRHGLRRRPPGVGRGVVTPRPPFPFRAHDEPLPLGSDLYRVHSGGRPPASFNPGFGAATRFAFFGSPHVPILYAAASEQAAVAETLLHDAPLTGGQLLPREYEGRITSRLRTTGDLRLAAFLGLGLRALGVRAEQVTATPASSYGETVKWAEAAHAAGFDGVVYMSRQCNSDRAYAFFGDRCDGAFEVDSSYSWRFDDVSGGREKLITLCGPLGVEVLVPPAG, encoded by the coding sequence GTGGCTCTGGCGCCCCACAACATACCTTCCGAACGCTGCCCGCCCAATCGACTTCATCGACGCCGACCCCGACATGGTCTTCGACGTCGCCCGCCGGGCGTGGGGCGTGGCGTGGTAACACCTCGCCCTCCGTTCCCATTTCGAGCCCATGACGAACCGCTCCCGCTGGGCAGCGACCTCTACCGGGTGCATTCGGGTGGCCGGCCACCTGCGAGTTTCAACCCGGGGTTCGGGGCAGCCACACGATTTGCGTTCTTCGGCTCGCCACACGTGCCCATCCTGTACGCGGCCGCCTCAGAGCAAGCTGCCGTCGCTGAAACGCTGCTCCACGATGCCCCGCTCACTGGCGGCCAGCTCCTGCCCCGAGAGTACGAGGGGCGGATAACCAGCCGCCTCCGTACGACGGGCGATCTGCGCCTCGCGGCCTTCCTCGGACTCGGACTGCGTGCCCTCGGAGTGAGAGCGGAGCAGGTCACAGCGACGCCGGCGTCTTCGTACGGTGAGACCGTGAAGTGGGCTGAAGCTGCCCACGCCGCGGGATTCGATGGCGTGGTGTACATGAGCAGGCAGTGCAACAGCGACCGGGCGTACGCGTTCTTCGGCGACCGCTGCGACGGCGCGTTCGAGGTCGACTCGAGCTACTCGTGGCGCTTCGACGACGTATCAGGCGGGCGAGAGAAGCTCATCACCCTGTGTGGCCCGCTCGGCGTCGAAGTGCTTGTTCCCCCGGCTGGCTGA
- a CDS encoding TetR/AcrR family transcriptional regulator C-terminal ligand-binding domain-containing protein, which yields MTLTAAAPAGVAVRRGPGRPRDTDLDPQIIAAVLDLIDAEEEVTVSRVVERGGVSRAALYRRWPSLTTLIAAALDVGRTVPPELPLDGDLRETLFTALIGSPTSIDASGYSEARFRQRIRLVMADRALQRAYWESHVSRRRGPVERALRAGVDRGILRHDLDVEAAFDAIAGAAYYQSIVRGEPLESPATRSRLAAAFDITWRGMVVS from the coding sequence ATGACACTCACCGCTGCAGCACCTGCCGGGGTCGCGGTTCGCCGCGGCCCCGGCAGGCCGCGTGACACGGACCTCGACCCGCAGATCATCGCCGCGGTGCTCGACCTCATCGACGCCGAAGAAGAGGTCACGGTGTCGCGCGTCGTCGAGCGCGGCGGCGTCAGCCGGGCGGCGCTGTACCGGAGGTGGCCGTCGCTCACGACGCTCATCGCCGCCGCGCTCGACGTCGGCCGGACCGTGCCGCCCGAGCTCCCGCTCGACGGCGACCTTCGCGAGACGCTGTTCACCGCGCTCATCGGCTCGCCCACCTCGATCGACGCCTCCGGCTACTCGGAGGCGCGGTTTCGGCAGCGGATCCGCCTCGTCATGGCCGACCGCGCCCTGCAACGCGCGTACTGGGAGTCGCACGTGAGCCGCCGACGCGGGCCGGTCGAGCGGGCGCTCCGCGCTGGCGTCGACCGCGGGATCCTGCGACACGATCTCGACGTCGAAGCGGCCTTCGACGCGATCGCCGGGGCCGCCTACTACCAATCCATTGTGCGCGGCGAGCCGCTCGAGTCGCCGGCCACCCGCAGCCGCCTCGCCGCGGCATTCGACATCACGTGGCGCGGGATGGTGGTTTCCTAA
- a CDS encoding tyrosine-protein phosphatase, with protein MTATLELELTTPVNLRDLGGTPISGGTLRDGLAIRTDDLATVTPEFAAKLVADGLTAIIDLRSPHEVQVTGRGPLADYAVAYHHLPFMGSIEAPAGDAPELTHELMGEMYVGMIDRAAPLIVTALDIIANTPGATAFHCAAGRDRTGVLAASLLLVLGADDDAIVADYAKTGPNMPAIMARTKTAMSAVFAKLGLDPEVFDGKALTDDGMDVSMRILLASLRDTHGDALAPLRAAGLSDDTVAKLRARALSA; from the coding sequence ATGACCGCCACACTCGAGCTCGAGCTCACTACGCCCGTCAACCTGCGCGACCTCGGCGGGACCCCGATCTCCGGCGGCACGCTGCGCGACGGCCTCGCGATCCGCACCGACGACCTCGCGACCGTCACCCCCGAGTTCGCCGCGAAGCTCGTGGCGGACGGGCTCACCGCGATCATCGACCTGCGCTCGCCACACGAGGTGCAGGTGACCGGCCGCGGCCCCCTCGCCGACTACGCCGTCGCGTACCACCACCTGCCGTTCATGGGCTCGATCGAGGCTCCTGCCGGCGACGCCCCCGAGCTCACGCACGAGCTCATGGGCGAGATGTACGTCGGCATGATTGACCGCGCCGCGCCGCTCATCGTGACCGCACTCGACATCATCGCGAACACCCCGGGGGCCACCGCGTTCCACTGCGCCGCCGGGCGCGACCGCACCGGCGTGCTCGCCGCGTCGCTGCTGCTCGTGCTCGGCGCAGACGACGACGCGATCGTCGCCGACTACGCGAAGACCGGACCGAACATGCCGGCGATCATGGCGCGCACGAAGACCGCGATGAGCGCCGTGTTCGCAAAGCTCGGCCTCGATCCCGAGGTCTTCGACGGCAAGGCGCTCACCGACGACGGGATGGACGTGTCGATGCGGATCCTGCTCGCCTCCCTCCGCGACACCCACGGCGACGCGCTCGCCCCGCTCCGGGCCGCCGGCCTCAGCGACGACACCGTCGCGAAGCTCCGCGCGCGAGCGCTCAGCGCATGA
- the phnE gene encoding phosphonate ABC transporter, permease protein PhnE yields the protein MSTHAPERPKAQQPELPAADRARLEKAVSLPRARFLMGLPVAVIVLIWSFNGAQFNFAKLGEGAVNMGEFLSRLFPPDFTKFGKIVELLIETFQMAVVGTVLGAVLSLLVAFAASSNISPKWLYYPARWIMNVIRSVPDLVFALMFVSAVGLGPFAGILAMTLGSLGSIGKVFAEAMESVDRGPMVAMQAVGASKRQVIQYGVLPQAAPLLVSYTLLLFEGNVRGATILGLVGAGGIGLELTTAMRMYDYGHLSAIIICIIVLVTAIDQGSALIRKKIT from the coding sequence GTGTCCACGCACGCGCCTGAGCGCCCGAAGGCGCAGCAGCCCGAACTGCCAGCGGCGGACCGCGCGCGCCTCGAGAAGGCAGTCTCGCTCCCCCGCGCCCGGTTCCTCATGGGCCTCCCGGTCGCCGTGATCGTGCTCATCTGGTCGTTCAACGGCGCACAATTCAACTTCGCGAAGCTCGGCGAGGGCGCGGTCAACATGGGCGAGTTCCTCTCGCGACTGTTCCCGCCGGACTTCACGAAGTTCGGCAAAATCGTCGAGTTGCTCATCGAGACGTTCCAGATGGCCGTCGTCGGCACCGTGCTCGGCGCCGTGCTCTCGCTGCTCGTCGCGTTCGCCGCGTCCTCGAACATCTCCCCGAAGTGGCTGTACTACCCGGCGCGCTGGATCATGAACGTGATCCGCTCGGTGCCCGACCTCGTGTTCGCGCTGATGTTCGTCTCCGCGGTTGGCCTCGGCCCCTTCGCCGGCATCCTCGCGATGACGCTCGGCTCCCTCGGCTCCATCGGCAAGGTGTTCGCCGAGGCGATGGAGTCCGTCGATCGCGGCCCCATGGTCGCCATGCAGGCCGTCGGAGCGTCGAAGCGCCAGGTGATCCAGTACGGTGTGCTCCCCCAGGCCGCCCCGCTGCTCGTCTCGTACACGCTGCTCTTGTTCGAGGGCAACGTGCGCGGCGCGACGATCCTCGGCCTCGTCGGCGCCGGCGGCATCGGCCTCGAACTCACCACCGCCATGCGCATGTACGACTACGGCCACCTCAGCGCCATCATCATCTGCATCATCGTGCTCGTCACGGCAATCGACCAGGGCAGCGCCCTCATCAGAAAGAAGATCACATGA
- the phnC gene encoding phosphonate ABC transporter ATP-binding protein codes for MTTAELRQALPLVTARDLRVAYDGGPNVLDGVNLDLFPGEMVALLGSSGSGKSTLMRSLTGFAPISGGQVRVAGHDVTNLRRGELRTLRSEVGQVFQQFNLIPRMSVLTNVLTGALHTAGPINLAYGFTSAHRKRALELLDRVGIAHKAKDPARSLSGGQQQRVAIARALMQQPKLILADEPVASLDPKLADSVLELLREIALQDGIPVLVSLHVLPLALAHTDRIVGLRHGEMIVSGRTAELDAEQLAPLYADDSESRVGTQEVTPSVHARA; via the coding sequence ATGACCACCGCAGAACTGCGCCAGGCGCTCCCGCTCGTCACCGCCCGAGACCTGCGCGTCGCCTACGACGGCGGACCGAACGTGCTCGACGGCGTCAATCTCGATCTATTCCCTGGCGAGATGGTCGCCCTGCTCGGCTCGTCGGGCTCGGGGAAGTCGACGCTCATGCGCTCGCTCACCGGGTTCGCCCCGATCTCTGGCGGACAGGTTCGTGTCGCCGGGCACGACGTCACGAACCTGCGGCGCGGCGAGCTGCGCACGCTCCGGTCCGAGGTCGGCCAGGTGTTCCAGCAGTTCAACCTCATCCCGCGGATGAGCGTGCTCACGAACGTGCTCACGGGGGCGCTGCACACCGCCGGCCCGATCAACCTCGCGTACGGGTTCACGTCGGCGCACCGCAAACGTGCGCTCGAGCTGCTCGACCGCGTCGGGATCGCGCACAAGGCGAAGGATCCCGCCCGCTCGCTGAGCGGCGGCCAGCAGCAGCGCGTCGCGATCGCGCGGGCGCTCATGCAGCAGCCGAAGCTCATCCTCGCTGACGAGCCCGTCGCGTCGCTCGACCCGAAACTCGCCGACTCCGTGCTCGAGCTGCTGCGCGAGATCGCGCTGCAGGACGGGATTCCGGTACTCGTGAGCCTGCACGTGCTCCCGCTGGCGCTCGCCCACACCGACAGGATCGTGGGCCTGCGCCACGGCGAGATGATCGTGAGCGGCCGCACCGCCGAGCTCGACGCGGAGCAGCTCGCCCCGCTGTACGCCGACGACTCCGAGAGCCGCGTCGGCACGCAGGAGGTGACCCCGAGTGTCCACGCACGCGCCTGA
- the phnD gene encoding phosphate/phosphite/phosphonate ABC transporter substrate-binding protein, whose translation MRRNVITSLGIVGIAALTLTGCQAAAAAGADSAAADAPITIATIPMSDDPTAENPVDVLVELLEAETGREVEVTDVPDYLSVVEAIRADHVDIGIMSGFPSALAVNTGEVDALLAWPGDDKPVSTCVVLNDSPVKTPADLKGKTIAFADQASSSGYFMPVSMLHEAGLEQGTDYEAIFAGGHEGSFAALEQGQVDAACTAFMLTEMGAPMFPFEDGEWRAVGESAPMAVMGSVLARQSLDAETRTQLEEALPKVFSAENKERLAGYGGFAGLEPVIAPQPDFFSSFADIAAVAGVELEDLK comes from the coding sequence ATGCGTCGCAACGTCATCACCTCGCTTGGCATCGTCGGCATCGCCGCGCTCACCCTCACCGGGTGCCAGGCCGCAGCCGCGGCAGGCGCCGACTCCGCCGCCGCGGATGCGCCGATCACGATCGCCACCATCCCTATGTCAGACGATCCGACCGCGGAGAACCCGGTCGACGTCCTCGTCGAACTCCTCGAGGCTGAGACCGGCCGCGAGGTGGAGGTCACCGACGTGCCCGACTACCTCTCGGTCGTCGAAGCGATCCGCGCAGACCACGTCGATATCGGCATCATGAGCGGCTTCCCGTCCGCGCTCGCGGTGAACACCGGCGAGGTTGACGCGCTGCTCGCCTGGCCGGGCGACGACAAGCCGGTCTCCACCTGCGTCGTGCTGAACGACTCGCCGGTGAAGACGCCAGCAGACCTCAAGGGCAAGACGATCGCGTTCGCCGACCAGGCCTCGAGCTCGGGCTACTTCATGCCGGTGTCAATGCTGCACGAGGCGGGCCTCGAGCAGGGCACCGACTACGAGGCGATCTTCGCCGGCGGCCACGAAGGCAGCTTCGCTGCGCTCGAGCAGGGCCAGGTCGACGCGGCCTGCACCGCGTTCATGCTCACCGAGATGGGCGCCCCCATGTTCCCGTTCGAGGACGGCGAATGGCGCGCGGTCGGCGAGAGCGCGCCGATGGCTGTCATGGGATCGGTGCTCGCGCGGCAGTCGCTCGACGCCGAGACGCGCACCCAGCTCGAGGAGGCGCTGCCGAAGGTGTTCTCTGCAGAGAACAAGGAGCGCCTCGCCGGCTACGGCGGCTTCGCGGGACTCGAGCCTGTCATCGCGCCACAGCCTGACTTCTTCTCGTCGTTCGCGGACATCGCTGCGGTCGCGGGCGTCGAGCTCGAGGACCTCAAGTGA
- a CDS encoding acyl-CoA thioesterase yields the protein MTDPFPKLSTPWALTQASGSAGERFDVWEGRTVATPWPAAYGGDLSVGALAAAVRSAAEGQLPHSMQIAFLRPGDRDRPLSYVVERVRDGFRYANRSVRLLQDGTEIAAAAVLLRAPRPGEAPAADLSARDGLPDPDSLPTAAEAIAARGPLSPDVDDPTQLDAYWGGGRALDTRHIDPPLYGESVPPRATNRVWVRFTGDAPAQRALLATPEGRIALVAYIADDTILEPAAAALGHGWLAPGMFSTTVQQSLWFHADFDPAGWLLFSQRLVSATGDHVVCQGDLVTRDGALVATVVQEGIVRVRR from the coding sequence ATGACCGATCCCTTCCCGAAGCTTTCGACTCCGTGGGCGCTCACCCAGGCCTCGGGCAGCGCCGGCGAGCGCTTCGACGTCTGGGAGGGCCGCACGGTCGCGACCCCCTGGCCCGCCGCCTACGGCGGCGATCTCTCGGTCGGCGCGCTTGCCGCGGCGGTGCGGTCGGCGGCCGAGGGGCAACTCCCCCACAGCATGCAGATCGCCTTCCTTCGGCCGGGCGACCGCGACCGCCCGCTGAGCTACGTTGTCGAGCGCGTGCGCGACGGGTTTCGGTACGCGAATCGCTCCGTGCGGCTGTTGCAAGACGGCACCGAGATCGCCGCCGCGGCCGTGCTGCTCCGCGCGCCCCGCCCCGGCGAGGCGCCAGCGGCCGACCTGTCGGCGCGGGACGGCCTCCCCGATCCTGATTCGCTTCCCACCGCGGCGGAGGCAATCGCGGCCCGCGGCCCGCTCTCGCCCGACGTCGACGACCCCACGCAGCTCGACGCCTACTGGGGCGGCGGCCGCGCCCTCGATACCCGCCACATCGACCCGCCGCTGTATGGGGAGAGCGTGCCGCCGCGCGCCACGAATCGGGTGTGGGTGCGCTTCACGGGCGACGCACCGGCGCAACGCGCACTGCTCGCGACGCCCGAGGGCCGCATCGCGCTCGTCGCCTACATCGCCGACGACACCATCCTCGAGCCCGCCGCGGCCGCCCTCGGACACGGCTGGCTCGCGCCCGGCATGTTCAGCACGACTGTGCAACAGAGCCTCTGGTTCCACGCCGACTTCGACCCCGCCGGCTGGCTGCTGTTTTCGCAGCGCCTCGTCAGCGCAACCGGCGACCACGTCGTCTGCCAGGGCGACCTCGTCACGCGAGACGGCGCGCTCGTCGCGACCGTTGTCCAGGAGGGCATCGTTCGAGTGCGTCGCTGA